cgatcacaaacattttagctTCGTTTTAGATCACAGtactgacaaaaacagaaatattagtCTGACAGTTCAAAATGGGAACAACGGCAAGTCAGTTGCCAAAGGAGTCGCTTTCAGAATACCAGGTAAATGATTAGTTACTTctagaaaagtttgttttaaactcgTGAAAAAGCGAGAAGAAGCGTAACAGCTAGGCcagatgttttgaaatgtgaaaGAGGGGCAACTACCTCAGATAAAATAGTTTGCATTACTAGAGTagttgtttatttagttttaaacctCAACTGGCGTTTATTTTCTCCACCTGTTGTAAGCTTACTGTGGCAATATTACTATGGCTCACTAAAGGACTTAGAAACTTGAGGAGGgactatttttctttctttctattattattaatctTTCAATCAAATTTTAGGAGCTGACCTTTCTgacaaaacaggaaattctCCTGTAAGTGATAATTTTTTATGCAAGTTAAGATAATTTAAAACTAACGAAAGTTTCCGATATATGATTAAgttgttggtgttttttcatATATTAGTGCGCACAGGAGATTCACAGAACTACTAGAGGGCGATGAAAGAAACCACCCAAACCCCAGAGTATCAATGGACGTCATCCTTACTCTAACAGAGCTGAAGGTCACTATCATTATTATATTACCATGTATAATAATGTCTTGTTTACATGCTGTTAGATTGTATAAAAAATGTGCACTATATAGGAAGATACAAGCAATGACCTTTGAACTTGCTCTTAACAGTCTAACCCTTTCAAGAAAAGAATCTGCCAAGTATTCTCCACATCTGAAAATAGAGATGGAAGCCTGACGTTCGAAGATTTCCTGGATCTTTTGAGTGCCTTCAGTGACTCTGCCACTCTTGAAATCAAATCCCATTATGCTTTCCGtatatttggtaaataaaatagattgaGCTGGTTAACTTTATATAAGCAGACAGCAGTGTTTGTATTAAATAATAtacataattatatatttttagactttGATGACGATGGAACTCTTGATTATGGTGATCTGGAGAAGTTGGTGAACTGCTTGACCGGTGAGACAGAGGACACAAGACTGAGCAGTGAAGAAATGAGACAGCTCATAAGCAACGTGAGTTCACTTCTCTTTGGGGGTATGATGAGGAAATCTGGGGCACTAAAACATGTTTCTCTAAGTTGGTACACTGAGGCATCATTGGATTTGCTTTTCATTTAGATCCTTGACGAGTCTGACATTGATAAGGATGGGACAGTGAACTTATCTGAGTTTCAGCATGTCATTTCAAGATCTCCAGACTTTGTcaggtttgtcttatttcattttccttGCAAATGTTCATTATTCACTCATTATTGTTATTCACGcctaatatttaatttccccaCAGCTCTTTCAAGATTGTGTTGTGAAGACTATGCAGTGGAAATGTATCCTGtctttaattttcatttcattgtttcattttaagcaaaaccaatttttgtcactttccttaaattatatttacatttgacttttttttttttaacactttaacagttttatgaatgaaaaaaattgtatcccttttgtttgttgcttttcctgaataaaatgttttaaactgtcTGTTCCCCAAAGTGTctttaaatgtgaacaaaaattacaaaacatattttaatcataAATGTTAAAGTATTTGTTGATGTTTCCTAGCATGTAGTCCAAAGTTCATTGCCGGTGCTCACAGGAGGTAATTCTGGGACATTTTTCAATCCAAGTACTTCCTTCTTGACAGCTGCAGTAAAAGTGTTCCATGACCCACAAACCACATCAACGA
Above is a window of Xiphophorus hellerii strain 12219 chromosome 2, Xiphophorus_hellerii-4.1, whole genome shotgun sequence DNA encoding:
- the cib1 gene encoding calcium and integrin-binding protein 1; translated protein: MGTTASQLPKESLSEYQELTFLTKQEILLAHRRFTELLEGDERNHPNPRVSMDVILTLTELKSNPFKKRICQVFSTSENRDGSLTFEDFLDLLSAFSDSATLEIKSHYAFRIFDFDDDGTLDYGDLEKLVNCLTGETEDTRLSSEEMRQLISNILDESDIDKDGTVNLSEFQHVISRSPDFVSSFKIVL